One part of the Bacteroidia bacterium genome encodes these proteins:
- the crcB gene encoding fluoride efflux transporter CrcB, translating into MLKNVLLVFLGGGVGSAVRYLIHVFVHSSFVSFFPVWTFLANLIASFLVGIWIEKVNVQTLSVEYRYLLITGFCGGLSTFSTFSYENVHFLTEKQILLSALYTLLSVVFCFTSTLLGTWIAERI; encoded by the coding sequence ATGCTCAAAAATGTGCTCTTGGTATTTTTAGGGGGAGGTGTAGGTAGTGCTGTACGTTATCTCATCCATGTATTTGTACATAGCAGCTTTGTGTCATTCTTTCCTGTATGGACTTTTTTAGCCAATCTTATAGCCAGCTTTTTAGTAGGTATATGGATAGAAAAAGTTAATGTGCAAACTTTGTCTGTGGAATACAGGTACTTGCTCATTACAGGTTTTTGCGGTGGGCTAAGTACTTTCTCTACTTTTAGCTATGAAAACGTTCATTTTTTGACAGAAAAACAAATTTTGCTAAGTGCGTTGTACACCTTGTTAAGTGTAGTGTTCTGTTTTACAAGTACCTTATTAGGCACGTGGATTGCAGAAAGAATATAG